In Oncorhynchus clarkii lewisi isolate Uvic-CL-2024 chromosome 2, UVic_Ocla_1.0, whole genome shotgun sequence, one DNA window encodes the following:
- the LOC139371138 gene encoding E3 ubiquitin-protein ligase Siah1 isoform X1 produces MSGRANVQPMNSWKGVLKLFTCIASRTTANKPKELPIFQEKKKALFGNLMDEEMSRQTATALPTGTSKCAPSQRVPTLSGTTASNSDLASLFECPVCFDYVLPPILQCQSGHLVCSNCRPKLTCCPTCRGPLGSIRNLAMEKVANSVLFPCKYASSGCEVTLPHTDKAEHEELCEFRPYSCPCPGASCKWQGSLDAVMPHLMHQHKSITTLQGEDIVFLATDINLPGAVDWVMMQSCFGFHFMLVLEKQEKYDGHQQFFAIVQLIGTRKQAENFAYRLELNGHRRRLTWEATPRSIHEGIATAIMNSDCLVFDTSIAQLFAENGNLGINVTISMC; encoded by the exons AGTTACCCATTTTTCAAGAGAAGAAGAAAGCCTTATTTGGGAATCTTATGGACGAAG AAATGAGTCGCCAGACCGCCACAGCGCTGCCCACAGGAACCTCCAAGTGCGCCCCCTCCCAGCGCGTCCCCACCTTGTCGGGCACTACGGCCTCTAACAGCGACCTGGCCAGCCTGTTTGAGTGCCCTGTCTGCTTCGACTATGTGCTGCCCCCCATCCTGCAGTGCCAGAGCGGCCACCTGGTCTGCAGCAACTGCCGGCCCAAGCTCACTTGCTGCCCCACCTGCCGGGGCCCGCTGGGCTCCATCAGGAACCTGGCCATGGAGAAGGTGGCCAACTCTGTGCTGTTCCCCTGCAAGTATGCGTCGTCGGGCTGTGAGGTGACGCTGCCCCACACAGACAAGGCAGAGCACGAGGAGCTGTGTGAGTTCCGGCCATACTCCTGCCCCTGCCCAGGGGCCTCCTGTAAGTGGCAGGGCTCGTTGGACGCGGTCATGCCCCACCTCATGCACCAGCACAAATCCATCACCACGCTGCAGGGCGAGGACATCGTGTTCCTTGCCACGGACATTAACCTGCCTGGGGCAGTGGACTGGGTCATGATGCAATCCTGCTTCGGATTCCACTTCATGCTGGTCCTGGAGAAGCAGGAGAAGTACGACGGTCACCAGCAGTTCTTTGCCATTGTGCAGCTGATTGGCACGCGGAAGCAGGCAGAAAACTTTGCCTACCGCCTGGAGCTCAACGGGCACCGGCGACGGCTCACCTGGGAGGCCACGCCCCGCTCCATCCATGAGGGCATCGCCACTGCCATTATGAACAGCGACTGCCTAGTGTTTGACACTTCCATCGCGCAGCTGTTTGCTGAGAACGGAAACCTGGGCATCAACGTCACCATATCCATGTGCTGA
- the LOC139371138 gene encoding E3 ubiquitin-protein ligase Siah1 isoform X2, which produces MDEEMSRQTATALPTGTSKCAPSQRVPTLSGTTASNSDLASLFECPVCFDYVLPPILQCQSGHLVCSNCRPKLTCCPTCRGPLGSIRNLAMEKVANSVLFPCKYASSGCEVTLPHTDKAEHEELCEFRPYSCPCPGASCKWQGSLDAVMPHLMHQHKSITTLQGEDIVFLATDINLPGAVDWVMMQSCFGFHFMLVLEKQEKYDGHQQFFAIVQLIGTRKQAENFAYRLELNGHRRRLTWEATPRSIHEGIATAIMNSDCLVFDTSIAQLFAENGNLGINVTISMC; this is translated from the exons ATGGACGAAG AAATGAGTCGCCAGACCGCCACAGCGCTGCCCACAGGAACCTCCAAGTGCGCCCCCTCCCAGCGCGTCCCCACCTTGTCGGGCACTACGGCCTCTAACAGCGACCTGGCCAGCCTGTTTGAGTGCCCTGTCTGCTTCGACTATGTGCTGCCCCCCATCCTGCAGTGCCAGAGCGGCCACCTGGTCTGCAGCAACTGCCGGCCCAAGCTCACTTGCTGCCCCACCTGCCGGGGCCCGCTGGGCTCCATCAGGAACCTGGCCATGGAGAAGGTGGCCAACTCTGTGCTGTTCCCCTGCAAGTATGCGTCGTCGGGCTGTGAGGTGACGCTGCCCCACACAGACAAGGCAGAGCACGAGGAGCTGTGTGAGTTCCGGCCATACTCCTGCCCCTGCCCAGGGGCCTCCTGTAAGTGGCAGGGCTCGTTGGACGCGGTCATGCCCCACCTCATGCACCAGCACAAATCCATCACCACGCTGCAGGGCGAGGACATCGTGTTCCTTGCCACGGACATTAACCTGCCTGGGGCAGTGGACTGGGTCATGATGCAATCCTGCTTCGGATTCCACTTCATGCTGGTCCTGGAGAAGCAGGAGAAGTACGACGGTCACCAGCAGTTCTTTGCCATTGTGCAGCTGATTGGCACGCGGAAGCAGGCAGAAAACTTTGCCTACCGCCTGGAGCTCAACGGGCACCGGCGACGGCTCACCTGGGAGGCCACGCCCCGCTCCATCCATGAGGGCATCGCCACTGCCATTATGAACAGCGACTGCCTAGTGTTTGACACTTCCATCGCGCAGCTGTTTGCTGAGAACGGAAACCTGGGCATCAACGTCACCATATCCATGTGCTGA